The Natrinema salaciae genome includes a window with the following:
- a CDS encoding aldehyde dehydrogenase family protein has product MTASELEPTADWNRMYIDGEWRDAADDETIPVENPSKRDAFTDVPAATVDDVDAAYEAAAAAQPAWADTPREERDEILEALLDELNENFEAIANLLATEAGAPGYRAMGEFATATGDVEMALELEPPEEVVRPSPSIEGKDNHVVHEPVGVVGVISPWNFPLHLSLRAVVPAIALGNTVVLKPATDTPITGGLLIAKLCEAAGVPDGVVNVVTGRGSDIGDRMSSHPIPRVISFTGSTAIGKGVAANAAGSLALPALELGGNAPFVVTDEADLERAARAGAFGSFFHQGQVCISINRHLVHEDLYDEYVDLLVDHAESLVVGDPSEDEDVTFGPVQNETQRDDLIEFIEGSLEAGATLETGGEADGLFVEPTVLSDCTNDMPTACNEHFGPVAPVIPFADDEEAIELANDTEYGLSASVFCEDEDRARALADRIEAGMVHVNDQPINEDHNAPFGGVKGSGLGRYHGEWIVRELTEPKWISVQDGERDYFVFE; this is encoded by the coding sequence ATGACCGCCTCAGAACTCGAGCCGACGGCCGACTGGAATCGGATGTACATCGACGGCGAGTGGCGCGATGCGGCCGACGACGAGACGATCCCCGTAGAGAATCCCTCGAAACGAGACGCGTTTACGGACGTGCCGGCGGCGACGGTCGACGACGTCGACGCCGCCTACGAAGCGGCCGCGGCGGCCCAGCCCGCGTGGGCCGACACGCCTCGCGAGGAGCGCGACGAGATCCTCGAGGCCCTCCTGGACGAACTCAACGAGAACTTCGAGGCGATCGCGAATCTGCTCGCGACCGAAGCCGGCGCGCCCGGCTACCGCGCGATGGGCGAGTTCGCGACCGCGACCGGCGACGTGGAGATGGCCCTCGAACTCGAGCCGCCCGAGGAGGTGGTCCGACCCTCCCCGTCGATCGAGGGCAAGGACAACCACGTCGTCCACGAACCGGTCGGCGTCGTCGGCGTCATCTCCCCGTGGAACTTTCCGCTGCACCTCTCCCTGCGGGCCGTCGTGCCCGCGATCGCGCTGGGCAACACCGTCGTCCTGAAGCCGGCGACGGACACCCCGATCACCGGCGGGCTGCTCATCGCGAAACTCTGCGAGGCGGCCGGCGTCCCCGACGGCGTCGTCAACGTCGTCACCGGCCGCGGGTCGGACATCGGCGATCGGATGAGCAGCCACCCGATCCCGCGCGTCATTTCGTTTACCGGGTCGACGGCCATCGGCAAGGGCGTCGCCGCGAACGCCGCCGGGAGTCTCGCGCTCCCTGCCCTCGAACTCGGCGGCAACGCGCCCTTCGTCGTCACCGACGAGGCCGACCTCGAGCGGGCGGCCCGCGCCGGCGCGTTCGGTTCGTTCTTCCATCAGGGGCAGGTCTGTATCTCGATCAACCGACACCTCGTCCACGAGGACCTGTACGACGAGTACGTCGACCTGCTGGTCGACCACGCCGAGTCGCTCGTCGTCGGCGATCCCTCCGAGGACGAGGACGTCACCTTCGGGCCGGTCCAGAACGAGACCCAGCGCGACGATCTGATCGAGTTCATCGAAGGCTCGCTCGAGGCCGGCGCGACCCTCGAGACGGGCGGCGAGGCCGACGGCCTGTTCGTCGAGCCGACCGTCCTCTCGGACTGCACCAACGACATGCCGACGGCGTGCAACGAGCACTTCGGCCCGGTCGCACCCGTGATCCCGTTCGCGGACGACGAGGAAGCGATCGAGCTAGCTAACGACACCGAGTACGGCCTCTCGGCGTCGGTCTTCTGCGAGGACGAGGATCGGGCCCGCGCGCTCGCGGACCGGATCGAGGCCGGGATGGTCCACGTCAACGACCAGCCGATCAACGAGGATCACAACGCCCCCTTCGGCGGCGTCAAGGGGTCCGGCCTCGGCCGGTACCACGGCGAGTGGATCGTCCGGGAACTCACCGAACCCAAGTGGATCTCGGTCCAGGACGGGGAGCGGGACTACTTCGTCTTCGAATAG